In Aquiflexum balticum DSM 16537, a single genomic region encodes these proteins:
- a CDS encoding cation-translocating P-type ATPase yields MKYKGLSDQEVIANRKAFGSNEMGEKSKNPIWGILLEILKEPLFIILIAASVIYFILGETTEGIIMLVAIGLVSGISIFQENKSQNAVNALKKLSSPQAKVYRNGEVVTIPTGEIVVKDLILVEDGNLIPADAKIIEAHDFSVNESILTGESLSVSKDHLSESPLIFQGTMVDAGNCVAEVQAIGKQTELGKIGTSLAEIEQTKTPLQTQIKSFVKYMVSFGAIAFLLVWGINYMISKDILNALLQGLTLAMSILPEEIPVAFSTFMALGAYRLYKKKVITRSPYTVETLGAATVICTDKTGTLTENRMELRAIFDLGKGSLQDFAKDKPQFSTTLEYSLWASEILPFDPMEKSIHNFYEKVAPTDERKTAKMIHEYPLGGKPPIMTHIFQKENGEKIIAVKGSIEAVINQSNLPEKVTTKVLAQMERFTSQGYRVLAVGKADPSIEHYPKTQQEFEFEFLGLLAFYDPPKKNMAGVLNSFYKAGIEVKMITGDYPKTAAAIATQVGLKSDGAIMTGDEVMAMETSNLQQKAKETHVFARMFPKAKLKVIEALKQNGEVVAMTGDGVNDGPALKAAHIGIAMGKRGSEVAKSAAALVLMDDDLGHMTEAVALGRRIYENLKKAIQYIISIHIPIILIVLLPLVLGWEFTVIFTPIHVIFLELIMGPTCSIVFENEPIEPDSMNKPPRIMSKTFFSWSELSLSVVQGLAITGACLGFGFYLMDSGHSEASVRTLIFSTLVFSNIFLTLVNRSFYYSVFKTLTYENRLVPLILGISLILLVLILTIPAIMGVFDFEPVSFNKLLASLLIASIGVFWIEVWKFFQRKKGMKF; encoded by the coding sequence TTGCAGCATCTGTCATTTATTTTATCCTTGGTGAAACTACCGAGGGCATCATTATGCTGGTAGCAATAGGATTGGTTTCCGGCATTTCCATTTTTCAGGAAAACAAAAGCCAAAATGCAGTCAATGCCCTCAAAAAACTATCCTCCCCCCAAGCAAAAGTCTATCGGAATGGTGAAGTTGTAACCATTCCAACAGGAGAAATCGTCGTCAAGGACCTTATCTTGGTAGAAGATGGAAATCTGATTCCCGCTGATGCAAAGATTATCGAAGCACATGATTTTTCAGTCAATGAAAGCATCCTGACAGGGGAATCCTTGTCAGTTTCCAAGGACCATCTTTCTGAATCACCATTGATATTTCAGGGCACAATGGTTGACGCAGGCAACTGTGTCGCTGAGGTGCAGGCAATCGGAAAACAAACAGAATTGGGGAAAATCGGGACAAGTCTAGCGGAGATCGAACAGACCAAAACACCGCTTCAGACCCAAATCAAAAGCTTTGTCAAGTACATGGTCAGCTTTGGTGCCATTGCATTTTTGTTGGTTTGGGGAATCAATTACATGATTTCAAAAGACATTCTCAATGCCTTGCTTCAGGGTCTTACCTTGGCCATGTCGATTTTACCGGAAGAAATCCCTGTGGCCTTCAGCACTTTTATGGCTTTGGGCGCATACCGCCTTTATAAAAAGAAAGTAATCACCAGAAGCCCCTATACAGTAGAAACTCTTGGTGCAGCAACTGTCATCTGTACGGATAAGACCGGAACATTGACCGAAAACAGGATGGAGCTCCGCGCCATCTTTGACCTAGGAAAGGGAAGTCTTCAGGATTTTGCCAAGGATAAGCCTCAATTCAGCACCACCTTGGAATATTCCCTTTGGGCTTCAGAGATCCTCCCTTTTGATCCTATGGAAAAATCCATCCATAATTTTTATGAAAAGGTGGCGCCTACCGATGAAAGGAAGACTGCTAAAATGATTCATGAATATCCACTTGGAGGAAAGCCACCAATCATGACCCATATTTTTCAAAAAGAGAATGGGGAAAAAATCATCGCTGTCAAGGGAAGTATAGAAGCAGTAATAAATCAAAGTAACCTGCCTGAGAAGGTCACTACAAAAGTTTTGGCCCAAATGGAAAGGTTCACTTCACAAGGCTATAGGGTCTTGGCTGTAGGTAAGGCAGACCCAAGTATTGAACATTATCCAAAAACCCAACAGGAATTCGAATTTGAATTTTTGGGACTGTTGGCTTTTTATGATCCTCCTAAGAAAAATATGGCGGGAGTCCTGAATTCATTCTATAAGGCAGGAATAGAAGTAAAAATGATTACAGGAGATTATCCCAAAACTGCAGCTGCCATCGCCACTCAGGTTGGATTGAAATCTGATGGAGCCATTATGACCGGAGATGAAGTGATGGCCATGGAAACTTCTAACCTCCAACAAAAAGCCAAAGAAACCCATGTCTTTGCAAGGATGTTTCCCAAAGCCAAGCTCAAAGTAATCGAAGCCCTCAAGCAAAACGGGGAAGTGGTCGCCATGACCGGAGATGGGGTGAATGATGGACCCGCACTAAAAGCTGCCCATATTGGTATTGCGATGGGAAAGCGTGGCAGTGAGGTGGCCAAATCGGCCGCAGCCTTGGTCCTGATGGATGATGACCTTGGGCACATGACGGAAGCGGTCGCACTAGGTAGAAGGATCTACGAAAACCTCAAAAAAGCGATTCAATACATCATTTCCATTCATATTCCCATCATTCTGATTGTATTACTGCCCTTGGTATTGGGTTGGGAGTTTACGGTGATTTTCACCCCGATCCATGTGATTTTTCTCGAATTGATCATGGGACCGACCTGTTCCATTGTATTTGAGAATGAACCGATCGAGCCGGATTCCATGAACAAGCCACCTCGGATCATGTCAAAGACTTTCTTTTCATGGTCAGAACTTTCTTTGAGTGTGGTTCAGGGCTTGGCCATTACCGGTGCTTGTTTGGGTTTTGGGTTTTACCTCATGGATTCCGGCCACAGCGAAGCAAGTGTCAGGACCTTGATTTTTTCGACCTTGGTCTTCAGCAATATCTTCCTGACCTTGGTGAACAGATCTTTCTATTATTCTGTTTTCAAGACTTTGACCTATGAGAATAGACTTGTTCCCTTGATCTTGGGCATTTCCCTCATTCTCTTGGTTTTGATCTTGACGATTCCCGCCATTATGGGGGTATTTGATTTCGAGCCTGTAAGTTTCAATAAACTCCTTGCTTCTCTTTTGATTGCTTCCATAGGGGTATTTTGGATAGAGGTTTGGAAATTTTTTCAGCGGAAGAAAGGAATGAAGTTTTAG
- a CDS encoding amidohydrolase — protein MRTHSSILLLFFFSAYFFFACTKSEENASLENVTLYYGGDIITMSGDQPQYIDALVVKDGKIAFAGNLDAAKETFPKPTLEVDLKGKTLLPGFIDAHGHIFNTGIQALAANLLPPPDGQVNSIQSVLDVLNEWKEKNQTVIDEINWIIGFGYDDSQLTEKLHPTAEDLDKVSKDIPVIIIHQSGHLASMNNKGLQMVRYVDGIKNPPGGLIRRIEGTQIPNGVLEEMAFFIPIFKILGSLDSEANQKIALAGQDLYMSFGFTTAQEGRASKDASEILKNLAQKDQIDIDIAVYPDIQSQMEYLKVVGVSDNYQNHLRIAGAKISLDGSPQGKTAWLSKPYKIPPTGQNSDYRGYPAIQEDSIVFSLINASFENKWQILAHCNGDAAADQFIRAVENAASLYGNDDRRPVMIHSQTVTDPQLDKMKELGMIPSFFGLHTFYWGDWHVNEVLGEERGYRISPAGTALRKGMIFSQHHDSPVILPNSIMILHTVVNRTSRSGQVIGPEERISPYDALRSITTWAAFQYFEEATKGTLEVGKLADLVILDQNPLKVEPASIMDIKVMETIKEGKSVYLKSS, from the coding sequence ATGAGAACTCATAGCTCTATCCTCTTGCTCTTCTTTTTTTCTGCTTATTTTTTCTTTGCCTGCACCAAATCTGAAGAAAACGCATCGCTTGAAAATGTCACGCTTTATTACGGGGGTGATATTATTACCATGTCTGGTGACCAACCCCAATATATAGATGCACTTGTCGTCAAAGATGGGAAAATCGCTTTTGCCGGTAATTTGGATGCTGCGAAAGAAACATTTCCAAAACCAACTTTAGAAGTTGACCTGAAAGGGAAAACCCTACTTCCCGGTTTTATTGATGCACATGGACATATTTTTAACACCGGGATTCAAGCCTTGGCGGCCAATTTATTACCTCCACCTGATGGTCAAGTAAATAGCATTCAGTCAGTTTTGGATGTTTTGAATGAATGGAAAGAAAAAAACCAGACAGTCATTGATGAAATTAACTGGATTATCGGTTTTGGATATGATGATTCCCAACTCACAGAAAAGCTCCATCCTACTGCCGAAGACCTTGATAAAGTGTCAAAAGACATTCCGGTGATCATTATTCACCAATCCGGACATTTGGCTTCGATGAATAATAAGGGGCTCCAAATGGTGCGCTATGTTGATGGAATTAAAAACCCGCCCGGAGGCCTGATTCGAAGGATTGAAGGAACCCAAATTCCCAATGGAGTCTTGGAAGAAATGGCATTTTTCATTCCCATTTTCAAAATTTTAGGTAGCCTGGATTCAGAAGCCAATCAAAAAATTGCCTTGGCAGGACAGGATTTATACATGTCTTTTGGTTTTACCACTGCCCAAGAAGGCCGGGCATCCAAAGATGCCTCAGAAATCCTAAAAAATTTAGCCCAAAAGGACCAAATTGATATTGATATCGCGGTATACCCTGATATCCAATCCCAGATGGAATACCTCAAAGTGGTTGGCGTAAGTGACAACTACCAAAACCACCTGAGAATTGCAGGAGCGAAAATTTCTCTTGATGGTTCCCCACAAGGAAAAACGGCTTGGCTATCTAAACCTTATAAAATACCCCCAACAGGACAGAATAGTGACTATCGGGGTTATCCTGCGATTCAGGAAGATTCAATTGTTTTCTCCTTGATCAATGCATCTTTTGAAAACAAATGGCAAATATTGGCACATTGCAATGGAGATGCTGCTGCTGACCAATTTATAAGGGCAGTTGAAAATGCCGCATCTCTTTATGGAAATGACGACAGAAGACCCGTTATGATTCATTCCCAAACGGTGACAGATCCGCAATTGGATAAAATGAAAGAACTTGGAATGATACCATCTTTTTTTGGCTTGCACACTTTTTATTGGGGCGATTGGCATGTCAATGAAGTTTTGGGAGAAGAGCGGGGATACCGTATTTCTCCGGCAGGTACGGCACTTCGAAAAGGAATGATTTTCAGTCAGCACCATGATTCCCCGGTGATTTTGCCTAACAGTATTATGATTCTACATACAGTCGTGAATAGAACAAGCCGTTCGGGACAGGTTATTGGTCCGGAGGAAAGAATAAGTCCCTATGATGCTTTGAGGAGTATTACTACTTGGGCCGCTTTCCAATACTTTGAGGAAGCAACGAAAGGGACGCTTGAAGTTGGCAAACTTGCAGATCTTGTGATTTTGGATCAAAATCCATTAAAAGTTGAACCTGCTTCCATTATGGACATTAAAGTGATGGAAACCATCAAAGAAGGAAAATCTGTTTACTTAAAATCAAGTTGA
- a CDS encoding helix-turn-helix domain-containing protein has protein sequence MVIKAIKTESDYNQALQRLEKIFHAPANSEEGDEAEILSILIEKYEDEHYPIDAPDPLEAIKFRMEQMGMDNKDLAEIIGYKSRVSEIFSGKRKLTLKMIRNLHEKLNIPYESLIADY, from the coding sequence ATGGTAATTAAGGCTATAAAAACTGAATCAGACTATAATCAAGCACTGCAAAGACTTGAAAAAATATTTCATGCTCCAGCAAACTCCGAAGAGGGTGACGAAGCAGAAATTTTATCAATATTGATTGAAAAGTATGAAGATGAACATTATCCTATTGACGCTCCTGATCCACTTGAGGCCATAAAGTTTAGAATGGAACAAATGGGAATGGATAACAAAGATTTGGCTGAGATTATTGGCTACAAAAGCCGTGTATCGGAAATTTTTAGTGGTAAAAGAAAACTCACACTCAAAATGATCAGGAATCTTCATGAGAAGTTAAATATACCTTATGAATCATTGATTGCGGACTACTAA